The genomic region GGATGAAGTCCCAGACATCACCTATTTTgtacagagaaagcttgcatcccggcCAAAGATATACatatgtaggctactttttatcccggaaaatagaaaagtttccatgggatttttaagaaacctatatccataaaataaatttgttttaatataatttatgcttTGTATTTACATcccaattttaatttcatgatCCACATTATACTCGCTCGTAAAATGGTACTTATATTATCGCTGTCGGAACTGTAAAGCAGATATTTTGTGCACGTGTGCGATAAAAATATCACCGCACagttagggtgagatctatagaccgcactctAGCTTTGTttgacttaagacagagttaaaacgagacagatgtatatctctcatataaatctgtctcgttttaagtcaaTAAACTCACTTTTTAACAAAAACTGTGCGATGATTTGTATAACACTCGTAGGGTAATATTTTAGCGTGTGGTCGCAATgtccgccaaacagaacagccgCGTGACCGCAGTGGTGTATTATCAGTGCGAGTAGTCGGGCCTGAGGCCGAACTCGGCGGCGTAGGCGCCGGCCCACGTGATCGCCGACACGGCGCCCGCCGCGCCGTCCCCGCCCGCGCTACCCTCCGCCGCTGGAAACAACGTGACACTCAAATATACACGCTGCAGATACATAGacagaaaactttattgcaaacaaaacatgaaataatcaagacaaaacaaacaaactaaaaactaaaacaattaTATGCAAAGGGGGTCTTaatgctcagagcaatctccaaaCCTTTGGTGCAAGGAGATACTAGGTGTTTTGGATAGTACTAACATGCAAAACACAGaatcttatttaatttataaatatacaaGATATTATACTACTAAATAGTAAATATGACGTACTTAGAACACAGCAcagattttataatatattcttttttagagttccgtacctcaaaaggaaaaatgaaacccttatactttgactttgttgtatgtctgtccgttcgtcgtgtctgtcaagaaaacctatagagtacttcgcgttaacctagaatcacgaaaggaaggtaggtgggtcttatagcaaagtaaataaataaattcgaaaacagagaatttgtggAGAAGGTGTGGTGGGTGGaatttcacgaaaaaattaatttactgtcACATATTATATgacgctgttgtcattaacttgctgtgttgcacataaaaaaaaattaaaatatcttgtacgatggtctGGAACACTTAgtatgtgagtccgactcggCCTTGACCAGTGTTTGTATATACATACATGACTTACATAGTGCCACTTGCAGCTTTGATCCTGAGGCAGCTCTGGATTCTGGGCTGCGGTTTAACTTGCTGTCACCATCTGCTAAtagaaatttaaacaataactaAAATTACTTAGAAAAAGTTTTACCCATaagcgtaagtacctacttttaattacattttattatatcaAAGGGTCCGTTAGGTCTTATGTGTTTCACTCGCGCCACTGATCGGTAATATTACACTCGCAGTACATGGCGGGTTACCTGCGGCGACGGAGTCGTGGTCGCGGCGCTGCGCCTGCGCCTTGAGCAGCTTGCTCATGGTGTTGCGCGGCGTGGGCGGCGGGCGCTCGAGCGCGCGGCCGTGCGCGGCGCCGGCGTGGCGCTCCAGCATGTAGCGGCGCTCGAAGCGCTCGGGGCAGAAGGCGCAGCGGAAGAGGCGGCGGCGCGGCAGCGCGGCGTGCGCGGCGTCGGGCGCGCCCTGGTGCGCGCGCGCGTGCGCCACGAGGTTGTAGCGCTCGCTGAAGCGCTTGCCGCACACGGCGCACTCGTGGCGCTTCTCGCCCGAGTGCACGCGCTTGTGGCGCTTGAGGTGCGAGCGCGTCATGAGCGCCAGCCCGCACACGTCGCACGAGTGCGGCTTCACGCCCGAGTGCGACAGCTTGTGCATCTTGAACGACGACGTGTGGATGAACGACTTGCCGCACAGGTCGCACTGCAACAACACACAGCATCACCTCTCAACTCTCATGTCAGCTGGACTCTGACTTTGATGTCAgtagtatagcgctgtctcgttttaacaatatCTTAAGTCAAAGAGAGCTCTATGAATCTCAACCTAATTCTTTACAGATTTAGAGCTCAATATACATTTtccctgatgcccgcgacttcatccgcgtggattcaggttcttatgattttcttggataaaaagtagcctgtcactCTCTAGGTTTACACTCATGCAAaattcacgtcgatccgttgctccgtaacgacgtgattgaaggacaaactaacaagcAAACACAGTGTCCCATTTATAGCATAGGTAATGGTAAGTCccagatttaataataatcactatGATGTCAAGATTCTACAAAAATCACAAACGCGATCAGCTGCAGAGATAACAAATACTCGCGCTTCCGCataatgataaattaaaaaaaaaatatgatgaattaaagaaaaaaagcaatgaaataaTTTCACCTGATAGTTCAGTTTGCCTGTGTGTATGTTGTTGTGCCTCTGCAGGGCGCCTTTGGAGGGGAACAGCTTGTTGCACTCTTCACACTTCCAATCGCTTATACCTGCAACAACCATATCACACAGTGAAAACTGGCTGATAATACATCTTCTTCTTACTCGCTAcacatagtcgaaattccacagatttgcttccttgtttctaatacacactgctagaatatggaatgccttCCTGACTTTTCCTACTaaattggtaccttcaaaaaaagagtaaataggcaGTCACGCTCCACCTATAAATGAAATTGAGTCGCATCACAATCATCTGAATTATGAAAAAAACTTTAGGCTGTATCATCTCATTTTGTGTGATTGCAATCAAGTGCAAgaagtctatataattaaaaaaaaatcggtcacgTACGAGTTCGACCACACACGACGTCGTCTGTATTAATGAACATGATcatgtacttttaattttttaataacataGCAGCTGCACACCTCGATGTGGGGTGGCTTGGAGTTTGCATGCTTTGACTTGTGTCACTCGTACCTGACAGTAGTGAGTACAAAAGTAGCATTACCTTTGTGTAAGGCGACGTGAATGTCGCAGGCTCTCTTGTGCTTGTAGTGGGCTCCGCACACCTCGCAGATGTAGGGGGGCTTGGAGTCGTCATGCTTTAACTTATGTTGCTCTAGACGAACTGCAATGCAAACAGTTATTTTGTACTTAAAAACTGGCCAAATGCGAGGCGGACCCGCACACGAAAGGCTCTGTAccatattacaaaaaaaaaaaattaaaaaaaatttttgagatGCAGATGTAACCACAGTCAACAAAtcagggttttcggatttttccacttgcactaaagacatcactacctgcctttcatgattctatgtcaatgggaagtaccctttaggttgagattcccttgacgggtatTGACAAAcacaacagatggacagacaacaaagtcgtCTATAAgggtacctaattttttttttggagatatgaaactctaaaaatgaatgtaaaTATTGCTTACCTATTGAGGTATATCTGGCATTGCACTGGTCACACTGGTGCATCACTTTGGGGTCCTTCTTCTTGCCAGGAATGCTCTTGAAGGTCTTCTTCTTGGGGCGGCCGAGCGGCCTGCTGCGCTGCTTGCCGTTGCTGATTGGTTCTGGAGCGTAGATGGagctgtcatcatcatcatcatcaaatgtGCCCGCTTCTAGCTTCAACATCTCTTCCAGACAGTTCATATTGGGACTTTGGGATCtgaaacataatattgtacattctatacaaagaatcaaaagcttaatttgctagcaaccaagcaagccacaagtaagtgcttggtggctggcttttcctgcatgcttagcagtgggagggcgggtgccGCATGtcgtatgctgcatgttgtgccatacagatttttcatttttagtggATTATGGCACataaagcttttgattctttgaatattaagtacatCCGCAAAGTATGCTTCTATACAATGTTGAACATCCTGTAGCCATGGCCATAGTTCAAAAAATTGATAGACATTGGAATCCCAAGGTGCTGAAACTTGGAAAGGTGCTGAAAGGTGACTTGGCACGTGGGATGAGAAGacgcagtgttggaagacctCCCACCAGGTGGACAGACAAAACCAAACGAGTCGCAGTTAATTCACTGTTAAATTATTACATATACATATGACTAGCAAATATATAAATTTGTGACCTGTCAGGTGACTCCTCCTTCTTCACTTTCTGCATGTTGAGATGTGCCACCAGCATGTGTGCCGTGAGAGCCGCCTCGCCGCCACACTCCCCACTCTCCACACACTCTGTACACTCCCAAGCACTAGAAAATAAGatccatactataaatgcgaaagtgtgtctgtcagtctgttagCTTCTTATGGCCCAATagtaaaccgattttgatgaaggtAAAGAGCTAGCTGACATCCccgggatggacataggctacttttatcctggaaaatcaaaaagctcccaTGGGactcttaaagacccatccgttaaaccgatttatatgaattttgggTACACTTATTATCCGGAAAgcagtttccacaggatttttaccACACAGATGAAGTTGCAAGTAttatctagtattaaataaagcTATACTAAGTTACAAATGCAAAACTGTCTTTCCATCTGTCTATCATACATTTGCAGTTTGCTCCATATACATTGTGCTTAGAGTGTAACTAAATTAAACCTGCAGGTCAGTTGCAAAAAACCTGCATCAACCATGTAATTGGCTGAATATGCTACAGCGATGGAATTTGGCCAATAGTGAAAGATTGTTTTACTGCAATCAACCTGTTTTAGTGCAGCAAACCAAAATTTTGCTAAAACAATATAGTTCACCTGTCAGCATTGTCTTTATTGCGTAATTTACGTTTATTCTCAGTGGCAGGCTTCTTTTTTCTCTTGTCAACTTTTCGATGTCGCTTTTTCTTAGTGAGAGCAAGTGGCTCATCTTCTGAATCATCATCACAATCGTTATTAACATACACTTCACCTAAAT from Maniola jurtina chromosome 4, ilManJurt1.1, whole genome shotgun sequence harbors:
- the LOC123864111 gene encoding zinc finger protein 726-like isoform X2; the protein is MTSTAVNSNSEIKCSQKDDEALGVKKETEVIVKQEIVECLVCLGRSGNYYELNSTATAGGTPLSDFLNKFTHAGLNKAPNGSKCVCKTCLNLVNILEQTELEYYKAREEFHAVISKNPLFEASVTSTNERVTLEVVKNEDLGEVYVNNDCDDDSEDEPLALTKKKRHRKVDKRKKKPATENKRKLRNKDNADSAWECTECVESGECGGEAALTAHMLVAHLNMQKVKKEESPDRSQSPNMNCLEEMLKLEAGTFDDDDDDSSIYAPEPISNGKQRSRPLGRPKKKTFKSIPGKKKDPKVMHQCDQCNARYTSIVRLEQHKLKHDDSKPPYICEVCGAHYKHKRACDIHVALHKGISDWKCEECNKLFPSKGALQRHNNIHTGKLNYQCDLCGKSFIHTSSFKMHKLSHSGVKPHSCDVCGLALMTRSHLKRHKRVHSGEKRHECAVCGKRFSERYNLVAHARAHQGAPDAAHAALPRRRLFRCAFCPERFERRYMLERHAGAAHGRALERPPPTPRNTMSKLLKAQAQRRDHDSVAADGDSKLNRSPESRAASGSKLQVALSAEGSAGGDGAAGAVSAITWAGAYAAEFGLRPDYSH
- the LOC123864111 gene encoding zinc finger protein 726-like isoform X1, whose amino-acid sequence is MTSTAVNSNSEIKCSQKDDEALGVKKETEVIVKQEIVECLVCLGRSGNYYELNSTATAGGTPLSDFLNKFTHAGLNKAPNGSKCVCKTCLNLVNILEQTELEYYKAREEFHAVISKNPLFEASVTSTNERVTLEVVKNEDLGEVYVNNDCDDDSEDEPLALTKKKRHRKVDKRKKKPATENKRKLRNKDNADSAWECTECVESGECGGEAALTAHMLVAHLNMQKVKKEESPDRSQSPNMNCLEEMLKLEAGTFDDDDDDSSIYAPEPISNGKQRSRPLGRPKKKTFKSIPGKKKDPKVMHQCDQCNARYTSIVRLEQHKLKHDDSKPPYICEVCGAHYKHKRACDIHVALHKGISDWKCEECNKLFPSKGALQRHNNIHTGKLNYQCDLCGKSFIHTSSFKMHKLSHSGVKPHSCDVCGLALMTRSHLKRHKRVHSGEKRHECAVCGKRFSERYNLVAHARAHQGAPDAAHAALPRRRLFRCAFCPERFERRYMLERHAGAAHGRALERPPPTPRNTMSKLLKAQAQRRDHDSVAAADGDSKLNRSPESRAASGSKLQVALSAEGSAGGDGAAGAVSAITWAGAYAAEFGLRPDYSH